Proteins found in one Sorghum bicolor cultivar BTx623 chromosome 1, Sorghum_bicolor_NCBIv3, whole genome shotgun sequence genomic segment:
- the LOC8065142 gene encoding mitochondrial carnitine/acylcarnitine carrier-like protein → MEESGAAAAAAAAEEIQRLLAVVNWEMLDKSRFFVLGAALFSGVSAVLYPAMVVKTHLQVAPPPQAAMATAASILRRDGLHGFYRGFGASLAGTVPARALYMAALEATKSSVGSAIIRLGVSEPAVSVAASAAGCVSAAVAAQARFFGVKTRS, encoded by the coding sequence ATGGAGGAGAGcggcgcggccgcggcggccgcAGCGGCGGAGGAGATCCAGCGTCTGCTGGCCGTGGTGAACTGGGAGATGCTCGACAAGTCGCGGTTCTTCGTCTTGGGCGCCGCGCTCTTCTCGGGTGTGTCCGCGGTGCTGTACCCGGCCATGGTGGTGAAGACGCACCTGcaggtggcgccgccgccgcaggcgGCCATGGCGACGGCCGCCTCCATCCTCCGGCGGGATGGCCTCCATGGGTTCTACCGCGGGTTCGGCGCATCGCTGGCCGGCACGGTGCCCGCGCGTGCGCTCTACATGGCGGCGCTCGAGGCCACCAAGAGCTCCGTGGGCTCGGCCATCATCCGGCTGGGTGTGTCCGAGCCCGCCGTGTCGGTTGCCGCCTCTGCTGCGGGGTGCGTGTCCGCGGCCGTCGCGGCGCAGGCTCGGTTCTTTGGTGTCAAAACTCGCAGTTAG
- the LOC8065672 gene encoding uncharacterized protein LOC8065672: MTFSLLRSFNALKPSSHILLPLPRTVKSTYRAMSSATNLRLLSWDCADDPLDFGAFAGAAFLPLQRRTAKRTRAVSPEAVQARAVGERLGGAAEGEEKARAAKKGNSSNHSDKKTVKIMTYNVWFREELELIRRMNAIGDLIQHHSPDLICFQEVTPNIYLLFEKSDWWQAYKCSLPHEVAMQRPYYSMQMSKLAVKSFDRKPFYNSKMGRELCIADVIVGGLTKLVVATSHFESPSPGPPTWDQMFSKERVGQANESVRTLGAFRNVIFCGDTNWDDKGDGPFPLPDGWIDAWDELKPGENGWTYDTKANVMLSGNRKLQKRLDRFMCKLSDFKVNSIEMIGEEVIPGVTYVKEKKVRQEIHQLVLPVLPSDHFGLVLTISSV, translated from the exons ATGACTTTCTCGCTTCTCCGCAGCTTCAACGCCCTCAAACCATCATCCCAcatcctcctccccctcccaaGAACCGTCAAGTCGACCTACCGGGCCATGTCCTCCGCTACCAACCTCCGTTTGTTGTCGTGGGACTGCGCCGATGACCCGCTGGATTTCGGCGCGTTCGCCGGCGCGGCGTTCCTCCCGCTCCAGCGGCGCACGGCGAAGCGGACACGCGCGGTGTCGCCGGAGGCCGTTCAGGCGCGCGCCGTTGGCGAGCGGCTCGGCGGCGCGGCGGAGGGAGAAGAGAAGGCGCGCGCCGCCAAGAAAG GAAATTCAAGTAATCATTCGGATAAGAAGACTGTCAAAATAATGACATACAATGTATGGTTCCGAGAGGAATTGGAACTGATTAGAAGGATGAATGCTATTGGAGATCTTATTCAGCATCACAGCCCAGATCTTATATGCTTCCAG GAGGTCACTCCAAACATTTATCTGCTTTTTGAAAAATCGGATTGGTGGCAAGCATACAAATGCTCCTTGCCGCATGAGGTGGCCATGCAAAGACCATATTACAGCATGCAG ATGAGCAAGTTGGCTGTGAAGTCATTTGACCGCAAACCATTCTACAACTCAAAAATGGGACGGGAGTTGTGCATAGCTGATGTGATTGTTGGAGGTCTGACCAAGCTGGTGGTGGCTACAAGCCACTTTGAGAGCCCATCCCCTGGACCTCCTACTTGGGACCAGATGTTCAGCAAGGAAAGAGTAGGCCAGGCAAATGAATCTGTGAGGACTCTGGGTGCCTTCCGCAATGTGATATTCTGCGGGGATACAAACTGGGATGACAAAGGAGATGGGCCCTTCCCCCTACCAGATGGGTGGATCGACGCTTGGGATGAGTTGAAGCCAGGCGAAAATGGCTGGACCTACGACACGAAAGCTAACGTCATGCTATCAGGTAACCGTAAGCTGCAGAAGAGGCTGGACCGGTTCATGTGCAAGTTGTCGGATTTCAAGGTCAACAGCATCGAGATGATCGGGGAGGAGGTGATACCAGGTGTCACATACGTCAAGGAGAAGAAAGTGCGCCAGGAGATTCATCAGCTGGTGTTACCTGTCTTACCCAGCGACCACTTCGGGCTTGTTCTGACTATCAGCTCAGTCTGA
- the LOC8065673 gene encoding dirigent protein 1, translating into MAESAPRFLFLVSLVAAAVAMAAAGPAAAAAADAARGRSRSRLIHLHFYMHDITGGPGQTAVQVVKGPGPAHPAMPGYHFGDTTVIDDALTDGPSASSSRLVGRAQGTYTLASLTEPVLAVTMTVALTGGGAYNGSTVAVVGRDDVSAGVRELAVVGGTGAFRGATGHVLWRTARMESRDHMVLELDVYATVPAASPAPPPRAGVVRQVA; encoded by the coding sequence ATGGCTGAATCGGCGCCTCGATTCCTCTTCCTCGTCTCTCtcgtggcggcggcggtcgccatggccgccgctgggccagcggcggcggcggcagcggatgCCGCACGgggccgcagccgcagccgcctcatccacCTGCACTTCTACATGCACGACATCACGGGCGGGCCGGGGCAGACGGCGGTGCAGGTGGTCAAGGGTCCGGGGCCGGCGCACCCGGCGATGCCCGGCTACCACTTCGGCGACACCACGGTGATCGACGACGCCCTGACTGACGGGCCCAGCGCGTCGTCGTCGCGGCTCGTCGGGCGCGCCCAGGGCACCTACACGCTGGCGTCGCTCACGGAGCCCGTGCTGGCGGTGACCATGACCGTGGCGCTCACGGGCGGCGGCGCCTACAACGGCAGCACCGTCGCCGTCGTGGGACGGGACGACGTCTCGGCGGGCGTCAGGGAGCTCGCCGTGGTCGGCGGCACCGGCGCGTTCCGAGGTGCCACGGGCCACGTGCTGTGGCGGACGGCCAGGATGGAGTCCAGGGACCACATGGTGCTCGAGCTCGACGTCTACGCCACCGTGCCGGCCGCTAGTCcggcgccgcctccgcgcgccgGCGTGGTGCGTCAGGTGGCCTGA